The following proteins come from a genomic window of Populus nigra chromosome 6, ddPopNigr1.1, whole genome shotgun sequence:
- the LOC133697496 gene encoding mitogen-activated protein kinase 15-like isoform X3: MQPDQRKKSSVDVDFFTEYGEGSRYKIEEVIGKGSYGVVCSAYDTHIGEKVAIKKINDIFEHVSDATRILREIKLLRLLRHPDIVEIKHILLPPSRREFKDIYVVFELMESDLHQVIKANDDLTPEHYQFFLYQLLRGLKYMHTANVFHRDLKPKNILANADCKLKICDFGLARVAFNDTPTAIFWTDYVATRWYRAPELCGSFFSKYTPAIDIWSIGCIFAELLTGKPLFPGKNVVHQLDLMTDLLGTPSPEAIARVRNEKARRYLSSMRKKKPIPFSQKFPNADPLALRLLERMLAFEPKDRPTAEEALADPYFKGLAKVEREPTAQPVTKMEFEFERRRITKEDVRELIYREILEYHPKMLKECLDGSEPTGFMYPSAVDHFKKQFAYLEEHYGNGAPVAPPERQHASLPRPCVLYSDNTIQNSAEVTNDLSKCSIKEIERPHVDRSDGMPMTRLPLQVPQSIQAGAARSGKVASSVLRYNNCGAAAAENLDQQRMVRNPAISTQYTTANCSYPRRNPACKNERGEDEGVEGPNGLQPKPQYMARKVAAARGGPGNHWY, translated from the exons ATGCAGCCCGATCAGCGCAAAAAG TCATCCGTGGATGTAGACTTTTTCACAGAATATGGTGAGGGGAGCAGGTACAAAATAGAGGAAGTGATCGGCAAAGGAAGCTATGGTGTTGTGTGCTCTGCATATGATACGCATATTGGAGAAAAAGTTGCaatcaagaaaatcaatgaCATCTTTGAGCATGTCTCTGATGCCACCCGCATCCTTCGAGAAATTAAACTTCTTAGACTCCTGCGCCATCCAGATATTGTGGAGATCAAGCACATTTTGTTGCCTCCTTCCAGAAGGGAATTTAAGGACATATATGTTGTTTTTGAACTAATGGAATCTGATTTACACCAAGTTATCAAAGCAAATGATGATTTAACTCCAGAACATTATCAGTTTTTCCTTTATCAGCTTCTTAGAGGCCTCAAATACATGCACACAG CCAATGTCTTTCACCGGGATCTGAAACCCAAAAATATCTTAGCAAATGCCGACTGCAAGCTCAAGATCTGTGACTTTGGTCTCGCAAGAGTAGCCTTTAATGATACCCCAACTGCCATTTTCTGGACA GATTATGTTGCAACAAGATGGTACAGAGCTCCGGAATTGTGTGGATCATTTTTCTCAAAG tataCGCCAGCAATAGACATATGGAGCATTGGATGCATATTTGCTGAACTATTGACAGGAAAACCTCTTTTCCCTGGGAAGAATGTAGTCCATCAATTGGATCTGATGACTGATCTCTTGGGAACGCCATCGCCTGAAGCCATTGCAAGG GTACGCAATGAGAAAGCTCGAAGATACCTGAGCAGCATGAGAAAGAAGAAGCCCATTCCATTCTCCCAAAAGTTCCCTAATGCTGACCCCCTTGCACTTCGTTTGTTAGAAAGAATGTTGGCATTTGAACCAAAAGATCGACCTACTGCTGAAGAG GCTCTCGCAGATCCATATTTTAAGGGCTTGGCCAAGGTTGAGAGAGAGCCTACTGCTCAACCAGTTACCAAGatggaatttgaatttgagagaCGAAGGATAACTAAAGAAGATGTACGAGAGCTTATATACCGAGAAATTCTTGAGTATCATCCTAAAATGTTGAAAGAGTGTTTAGATGGTTCAGAGCCAACTGGGTTCATGTATCCAAG TGCTGTTGACCATTTCAAGAAGCAATTTGcttacctcgaggagcactatGGAAATGGTGCTCCTGTTGCTCCACCCGAGAGGCAGCATGCATCATTGCCCAG GCCATGTGTATTATATTCAGATAATACAATACAGAATTCAGCAGAAGTCACCAATGATCTCTCCAAGTGTTCTATCAAAGAAATTGAGAGGCCACATGTAGACAGGAGTGATGGGATGCCGATGACAAGGCTTCCTCTTCAAGTTCCTCAAAGTATCCAAG CAGGTGCTGCAAGATCTGGGAAAGTTGCAAGTTCAGTGCTGCGTTACAATAATTgtggagcagcagcagcagagaaTCTTGACCAGCAAAGGATGGTCAGGAATCCAGCTATTTCAACTCAATACACGACTGCAAACTGTTCATATCCAAGAAGAAACCCAGCCTGTAAAAATGAGAGGGGAGAAGATGAGGGGGTTGAAGGTCCCAATGGATTGCAGCCAAAGCCACAGTATATGGCAAGGAAAGTTGCTGCTGCCCGAGGTGGACCTGGAAATCACTGGTATTAA
- the LOC133697496 gene encoding mitogen-activated protein kinase 15-like isoform X1 has product MQPDQRKKSSVDVDFFTEYGEGSRYKIEEVIGKGSYGVVCSAYDTHIGEKVAIKKINDIFEHVSDATRILREIKLLRLLRHPDIVEIKHILLPPSRREFKDIYVVFELMESDLHQVIKANDDLTPEHYQFFLYQLLRGLKYMHTANVFHRDLKPKNILANADCKLKICDFGLARVAFNDTPTAIFWTDYVATRWYRAPELCGSFFSKYTPAIDIWSIGCIFAELLTGKPLFPGKNVVHQLDLMTDLLGTPSPEAIARVRNEKARRYLSSMRKKKPIPFSQKFPNADPLALRLLERMLAFEPKDRPTAEEALADPYFKGLAKVEREPTAQPVTKMEFEFERRRITKEDVRELIYREILEYHPKMLKECLDGSEPTGFMYPSAVDHFKKQFAYLEEHYGNGAPVAPPERQHASLPRPCVLYSDNTIQNSAEVTNDLSKCSIKEIERPHVDRSDGMPMTRLPLQVPQSIQGYCCCDLHLLYAGAARSGKVASSVLRYNNCGAAAAENLDQQRMVRNPAISTQYTTANCSYPRRNPACKNERGEDEGVEGPNGLQPKPQYMARKVAAARGGPGNHWY; this is encoded by the exons ATGCAGCCCGATCAGCGCAAAAAG TCATCCGTGGATGTAGACTTTTTCACAGAATATGGTGAGGGGAGCAGGTACAAAATAGAGGAAGTGATCGGCAAAGGAAGCTATGGTGTTGTGTGCTCTGCATATGATACGCATATTGGAGAAAAAGTTGCaatcaagaaaatcaatgaCATCTTTGAGCATGTCTCTGATGCCACCCGCATCCTTCGAGAAATTAAACTTCTTAGACTCCTGCGCCATCCAGATATTGTGGAGATCAAGCACATTTTGTTGCCTCCTTCCAGAAGGGAATTTAAGGACATATATGTTGTTTTTGAACTAATGGAATCTGATTTACACCAAGTTATCAAAGCAAATGATGATTTAACTCCAGAACATTATCAGTTTTTCCTTTATCAGCTTCTTAGAGGCCTCAAATACATGCACACAG CCAATGTCTTTCACCGGGATCTGAAACCCAAAAATATCTTAGCAAATGCCGACTGCAAGCTCAAGATCTGTGACTTTGGTCTCGCAAGAGTAGCCTTTAATGATACCCCAACTGCCATTTTCTGGACA GATTATGTTGCAACAAGATGGTACAGAGCTCCGGAATTGTGTGGATCATTTTTCTCAAAG tataCGCCAGCAATAGACATATGGAGCATTGGATGCATATTTGCTGAACTATTGACAGGAAAACCTCTTTTCCCTGGGAAGAATGTAGTCCATCAATTGGATCTGATGACTGATCTCTTGGGAACGCCATCGCCTGAAGCCATTGCAAGG GTACGCAATGAGAAAGCTCGAAGATACCTGAGCAGCATGAGAAAGAAGAAGCCCATTCCATTCTCCCAAAAGTTCCCTAATGCTGACCCCCTTGCACTTCGTTTGTTAGAAAGAATGTTGGCATTTGAACCAAAAGATCGACCTACTGCTGAAGAG GCTCTCGCAGATCCATATTTTAAGGGCTTGGCCAAGGTTGAGAGAGAGCCTACTGCTCAACCAGTTACCAAGatggaatttgaatttgagagaCGAAGGATAACTAAAGAAGATGTACGAGAGCTTATATACCGAGAAATTCTTGAGTATCATCCTAAAATGTTGAAAGAGTGTTTAGATGGTTCAGAGCCAACTGGGTTCATGTATCCAAG TGCTGTTGACCATTTCAAGAAGCAATTTGcttacctcgaggagcactatGGAAATGGTGCTCCTGTTGCTCCACCCGAGAGGCAGCATGCATCATTGCCCAG GCCATGTGTATTATATTCAGATAATACAATACAGAATTCAGCAGAAGTCACCAATGATCTCTCCAAGTGTTCTATCAAAGAAATTGAGAGGCCACATGTAGACAGGAGTGATGGGATGCCGATGACAAGGCTTCCTCTTCAAGTTCCTCAAAGTATCCAAG GGTATTGCTGTTGTGACTTGCATTTACTATATG CAGGTGCTGCAAGATCTGGGAAAGTTGCAAGTTCAGTGCTGCGTTACAATAATTgtggagcagcagcagcagagaaTCTTGACCAGCAAAGGATGGTCAGGAATCCAGCTATTTCAACTCAATACACGACTGCAAACTGTTCATATCCAAGAAGAAACCCAGCCTGTAAAAATGAGAGGGGAGAAGATGAGGGGGTTGAAGGTCCCAATGGATTGCAGCCAAAGCCACAGTATATGGCAAGGAAAGTTGCTGCTGCCCGAGGTGGACCTGGAAATCACTGGTATTAA
- the LOC133697496 gene encoding mitogen-activated protein kinase 15-like isoform X2 → MQPDQRKKSSVDVDFFTEYGEGSRYKIEEVIGKGSYGVVCSAYDTHIGEKVAIKKINDIFEHVSDATRILREIKLLRLLRHPDIVEIKHILLPPSRREFKDIYVVFELMESDLHQVIKANDDLTPEHYQFFLYQLLRGLKYMHTANVFHRDLKPKNILANADCKLKICDFGLARVAFNDTPTAIFWTDYVATRWYRAPELCGSFFSKYTPAIDIWSIGCIFAELLTGKPLFPGKNVVHQLDLMTDLLGTPSPEAIARVRNEKARRYLSSMRKKKPIPFSQKFPNADPLALRLLERMLAFEPKDRPTAEEALADPYFKGLAKVEREPTAQPVTKMEFEFERRRITKEDVRELIYREILEYHPKMLKECLDGSEPTGFMYPSAVDHFKKQFAYLEEHYGNGAPVAPPERQHASLPRPCVLYSDNTIQNSAEVTNDLSKCSIKEIERPHVDRSDGMPMTRLPLQVPQSIQGYCCCDLHLLYGAARSGKVASSVLRYNNCGAAAAENLDQQRMVRNPAISTQYTTANCSYPRRNPACKNERGEDEGVEGPNGLQPKPQYMARKVAAARGGPGNHWY, encoded by the exons ATGCAGCCCGATCAGCGCAAAAAG TCATCCGTGGATGTAGACTTTTTCACAGAATATGGTGAGGGGAGCAGGTACAAAATAGAGGAAGTGATCGGCAAAGGAAGCTATGGTGTTGTGTGCTCTGCATATGATACGCATATTGGAGAAAAAGTTGCaatcaagaaaatcaatgaCATCTTTGAGCATGTCTCTGATGCCACCCGCATCCTTCGAGAAATTAAACTTCTTAGACTCCTGCGCCATCCAGATATTGTGGAGATCAAGCACATTTTGTTGCCTCCTTCCAGAAGGGAATTTAAGGACATATATGTTGTTTTTGAACTAATGGAATCTGATTTACACCAAGTTATCAAAGCAAATGATGATTTAACTCCAGAACATTATCAGTTTTTCCTTTATCAGCTTCTTAGAGGCCTCAAATACATGCACACAG CCAATGTCTTTCACCGGGATCTGAAACCCAAAAATATCTTAGCAAATGCCGACTGCAAGCTCAAGATCTGTGACTTTGGTCTCGCAAGAGTAGCCTTTAATGATACCCCAACTGCCATTTTCTGGACA GATTATGTTGCAACAAGATGGTACAGAGCTCCGGAATTGTGTGGATCATTTTTCTCAAAG tataCGCCAGCAATAGACATATGGAGCATTGGATGCATATTTGCTGAACTATTGACAGGAAAACCTCTTTTCCCTGGGAAGAATGTAGTCCATCAATTGGATCTGATGACTGATCTCTTGGGAACGCCATCGCCTGAAGCCATTGCAAGG GTACGCAATGAGAAAGCTCGAAGATACCTGAGCAGCATGAGAAAGAAGAAGCCCATTCCATTCTCCCAAAAGTTCCCTAATGCTGACCCCCTTGCACTTCGTTTGTTAGAAAGAATGTTGGCATTTGAACCAAAAGATCGACCTACTGCTGAAGAG GCTCTCGCAGATCCATATTTTAAGGGCTTGGCCAAGGTTGAGAGAGAGCCTACTGCTCAACCAGTTACCAAGatggaatttgaatttgagagaCGAAGGATAACTAAAGAAGATGTACGAGAGCTTATATACCGAGAAATTCTTGAGTATCATCCTAAAATGTTGAAAGAGTGTTTAGATGGTTCAGAGCCAACTGGGTTCATGTATCCAAG TGCTGTTGACCATTTCAAGAAGCAATTTGcttacctcgaggagcactatGGAAATGGTGCTCCTGTTGCTCCACCCGAGAGGCAGCATGCATCATTGCCCAG GCCATGTGTATTATATTCAGATAATACAATACAGAATTCAGCAGAAGTCACCAATGATCTCTCCAAGTGTTCTATCAAAGAAATTGAGAGGCCACATGTAGACAGGAGTGATGGGATGCCGATGACAAGGCTTCCTCTTCAAGTTCCTCAAAGTATCCAAG GGTATTGCTGTTGTGACTTGCATTTACTATATG GTGCTGCAAGATCTGGGAAAGTTGCAAGTTCAGTGCTGCGTTACAATAATTgtggagcagcagcagcagagaaTCTTGACCAGCAAAGGATGGTCAGGAATCCAGCTATTTCAACTCAATACACGACTGCAAACTGTTCATATCCAAGAAGAAACCCAGCCTGTAAAAATGAGAGGGGAGAAGATGAGGGGGTTGAAGGTCCCAATGGATTGCAGCCAAAGCCACAGTATATGGCAAGGAAAGTTGCTGCTGCCCGAGGTGGACCTGGAAATCACTGGTATTAA
- the LOC133697496 gene encoding mitogen-activated protein kinase 15-like isoform X4 — MQPDQRKKSSVDVDFFTEYGEGSRYKIEEVIGKGSYGVVCSAYDTHIGEKVAIKKINDIFEHVSDATRILREIKLLRLLRHPDIVEIKHILLPPSRREFKDIYVVFELMESDLHQVIKANDDLTPEHYQFFLYQLLRGLKYMHTANVFHRDLKPKNILANADCKLKICDFGLARVAFNDTPTAIFWTDYVATRWYRAPELCGSFFSKYTPAIDIWSIGCIFAELLTGKPLFPGKNVVHQLDLMTDLLGTPSPEAIARVRNEKARRYLSSMRKKKPIPFSQKFPNADPLALRLLERMLAFEPKDRPTAEEALADPYFKGLAKVEREPTAQPVTKMEFEFERRRITKEDVRELIYREILEYHPKMLKECLDGSEPTGFMYPSAVDHFKKQFAYLEEHYGNGAPVAPPERQHASLPRPCVLYSDNTIQNSAEVTNDLSKCSIKEIERPHVDRSDGMPMTRLPLQVPQSIQGAARSGKVASSVLRYNNCGAAAAENLDQQRMVRNPAISTQYTTANCSYPRRNPACKNERGEDEGVEGPNGLQPKPQYMARKVAAARGGPGNHWY, encoded by the exons ATGCAGCCCGATCAGCGCAAAAAG TCATCCGTGGATGTAGACTTTTTCACAGAATATGGTGAGGGGAGCAGGTACAAAATAGAGGAAGTGATCGGCAAAGGAAGCTATGGTGTTGTGTGCTCTGCATATGATACGCATATTGGAGAAAAAGTTGCaatcaagaaaatcaatgaCATCTTTGAGCATGTCTCTGATGCCACCCGCATCCTTCGAGAAATTAAACTTCTTAGACTCCTGCGCCATCCAGATATTGTGGAGATCAAGCACATTTTGTTGCCTCCTTCCAGAAGGGAATTTAAGGACATATATGTTGTTTTTGAACTAATGGAATCTGATTTACACCAAGTTATCAAAGCAAATGATGATTTAACTCCAGAACATTATCAGTTTTTCCTTTATCAGCTTCTTAGAGGCCTCAAATACATGCACACAG CCAATGTCTTTCACCGGGATCTGAAACCCAAAAATATCTTAGCAAATGCCGACTGCAAGCTCAAGATCTGTGACTTTGGTCTCGCAAGAGTAGCCTTTAATGATACCCCAACTGCCATTTTCTGGACA GATTATGTTGCAACAAGATGGTACAGAGCTCCGGAATTGTGTGGATCATTTTTCTCAAAG tataCGCCAGCAATAGACATATGGAGCATTGGATGCATATTTGCTGAACTATTGACAGGAAAACCTCTTTTCCCTGGGAAGAATGTAGTCCATCAATTGGATCTGATGACTGATCTCTTGGGAACGCCATCGCCTGAAGCCATTGCAAGG GTACGCAATGAGAAAGCTCGAAGATACCTGAGCAGCATGAGAAAGAAGAAGCCCATTCCATTCTCCCAAAAGTTCCCTAATGCTGACCCCCTTGCACTTCGTTTGTTAGAAAGAATGTTGGCATTTGAACCAAAAGATCGACCTACTGCTGAAGAG GCTCTCGCAGATCCATATTTTAAGGGCTTGGCCAAGGTTGAGAGAGAGCCTACTGCTCAACCAGTTACCAAGatggaatttgaatttgagagaCGAAGGATAACTAAAGAAGATGTACGAGAGCTTATATACCGAGAAATTCTTGAGTATCATCCTAAAATGTTGAAAGAGTGTTTAGATGGTTCAGAGCCAACTGGGTTCATGTATCCAAG TGCTGTTGACCATTTCAAGAAGCAATTTGcttacctcgaggagcactatGGAAATGGTGCTCCTGTTGCTCCACCCGAGAGGCAGCATGCATCATTGCCCAG GCCATGTGTATTATATTCAGATAATACAATACAGAATTCAGCAGAAGTCACCAATGATCTCTCCAAGTGTTCTATCAAAGAAATTGAGAGGCCACATGTAGACAGGAGTGATGGGATGCCGATGACAAGGCTTCCTCTTCAAGTTCCTCAAAGTATCCAAG GTGCTGCAAGATCTGGGAAAGTTGCAAGTTCAGTGCTGCGTTACAATAATTgtggagcagcagcagcagagaaTCTTGACCAGCAAAGGATGGTCAGGAATCCAGCTATTTCAACTCAATACACGACTGCAAACTGTTCATATCCAAGAAGAAACCCAGCCTGTAAAAATGAGAGGGGAGAAGATGAGGGGGTTGAAGGTCCCAATGGATTGCAGCCAAAGCCACAGTATATGGCAAGGAAAGTTGCTGCTGCCCGAGGTGGACCTGGAAATCACTGGTATTAA
- the LOC133697497 gene encoding BTB/POZ and MATH domain-containing protein 2-like has product MGTIRFSSRDLPAAPPTSNPSSSIPTKTTSSSITETVNGSHEFKIGGYSLSKGMGVGKYIASDTFYIGGYAWAIYFYPDGKSLEDNATYVSLFIALASEGTDVRALFELSLMDQSGKERHKVHSHFGRALESGPYTLKYRGSMWGYKRFYRRNQLETSDYLKDDTLLVRCCVGVVRSHTEGPKTYTISVPPSNIGQHFGKLLDSGTGTDVNFEVDGETFASHKIVLAARSPVFRAQLFGPMKDQNTQCIKVEDMEAPVFKALIHFMYWDALPDIEELVGLNSKWVSTLMAQHLLAAADRYALERLRLLCEARLCEDVAINTVATTLALAEQHQCIQLKSVCLKFIALPENLKAVMQTDGFEYLKESCPSVITELLQYVAKNGERSVITCTHGNDSLDSDMNGRRVKQRIH; this is encoded by the exons ATGGGCACAATCAGGTTTTCTAGCAGAGACCTCCCAGCAGCACCTCCCACATCAAACCCATCATCATCAATCccaacaaaaacaacatcatCTTCTATAACGGAAACCGTAAATGGGTCTCATGAATTCAAGATCGGTGGCTATTCTCTCTCGAAAGGCATGGGGGTAGGCAAATACATCGCATCGGATACTTTTTATATTGGTGGATATGCATGGGCTATATATTTCTACCCAGATGGTAAGAGCCTTGAAGATAATGCCACTTATGTCTCCTTGTTCATTGCCCTTGCTAGCGAGGGGACGGATGTTAGGGCTTTGTTTGAATTGTCGTTGATGGATCAAAGTGGGAAAGAAAGACATAAGGTTCATAGCCATTTTGGGAGAGCCCTTGAGAGCGGGCCCTATACGCTTAAGTATCGTGGCAGTATGTG GGGTTATAAACGATTTTATAGAAGGAATCAATTAGAGACATCAGACTATCTTAAGGATGATACCCTACTAGTTCGCTGCTGTGTTGGTGTTGTTAGGTCTCACACCGAGGGGCCTAAGACCTACACCATTTCCGTGCCACCTTCCAATATCGGTCAGCATTTTGGAAAGCTTTTAGACAGTGGAACGGGAACTGATGTAAATTTTGAAGTTGATGGAGAAACCTTTGCTTCTCACAAAATAGTTCTGGCTGCACGTTCACCAGTGTTTAGAGCACAGCTTTTTGGTCCAATGAAAGATCAAAACACTCAATGCATCAAAGTTGAAGACATGGAAGCCCCGGTTTTTAAG GCGTTAATCCATTTTATGTACTGGGATGCCTTACCAGACATTGAGGAACTTGTTGGTTTGAACTCAAAATGGGTTTCCACACTGATGGCTCAGCATCTGCTTGCAGCAGCAGATCGCTATGCACTTGAGAGGCTCAGATTGCTCTGTGAGGCTAGACTTTGTGAAGATGTTGCAATAAACACCGTTGCGACAACACTAGCTCTAGCGGAGCAGCATCAGTGCATCCAACTAAAGTCCGTATGTCTCAAATTCATTGCTTTGCCTGAAAATTTGAAAG CTGTGATGCAAACAGATGGGTTTGAATACTTAAAAGAAAGCTGCCCATCTGTCATCACGGAGCTACTGCAATATGTTGCCAAAAATGGTGAGCGTTCTGTCATCACTTGTACACATGGAAATGACAGCTTAGATAGCGATATGAATGGAAGGCGGGTGAAGCAAAGGATACATTGA